Within bacterium, the genomic segment CGCCCACGACGGTCTGTCCTGGGCTATCGAAGCGTGATACCCTCACCCTGGTTAAGGATAGGAGGTTGAAGATGCTCACCATCCAAATCGACACAAACACGGAGAAGCGCCTTGAGACGTTCGCCGCCCGCTTCGGGGAAAGCGCCTCCTACTTCGCGCTCAAGGCTATTGTCGAAGCGCTCGACGAGTGGGAGGACGTCGCCATTGCGGTGGATCGTCTGAAGACCCCGGGCGAACGGCTGACGATGGGCGAGGTGGAGAACCTCCTTGGCCTGGACGATTGAGTGGGACACGCGGGCGTTCAAAGAGCTCGCCAAGCTCGATCGAGGAGTCCAACAGAGGATCCGCCGCTTCCTCCAAGACAGAGCCTCTGAAGATCCGAGACGCCTCGGACAATCCCTTTCCGGAATCTGGGCTGGCTTGTGGCGATATCGGGTCGGTGACTACCGCATCATCTGCAAGCTCGAAGACGACCGGCTCGTGATCCTTGTCGTTCGGGTTGGACACCGCAGCGACGTCTACGATTGATGCGACGCCGAGGTGTC encodes:
- a CDS encoding type II toxin-antitoxin system RelE/ParE family toxin, with translation MAWTIEWDTRAFKELAKLDRGVQQRIRRFLQDRASEDPRRLGQSLSGIWAGLWRYRVGDYRIICKLEDDRLVILVVRVGHRSDVYD